A portion of the Cryptomeria japonica chromosome 5, Sugi_1.0, whole genome shotgun sequence genome contains these proteins:
- the LOC131074974 gene encoding putative anthocyanidin reductase — MAEKGEQTVKRVCVTGASGYIGSWLVKNLLERGYTVNATLRDPGDERKSGPLLDLAGAKDRLKLFSADLLKEGSFDSAVEGCEGVFHVAGPMGAQTSPEGYIVPAINCALNVMKACTRAKSVRRVVFTSSGAANCPLNDKGELAHSHIDESCWSPLNFLKSQAHGFAWYMCAKTLAEQEVLNYGAKYNLEVITVQPTFVIGPWFTNTHDLSSFQIISALIGVNDRIYGVLKYTQSLYGSIPIVHIEDACNAHIFLMEHPSAQGRHICSVDSTTIKSLKDFLAKQLKTSLKFHEEDSDNNYVPFSSKKLLDMGFSYKYSLELAFEDGIGCAKKNKLLI; from the exons ATGGCGGAAAAGGGTGAGCAGACTGTGAAACGAGTGTGTGTGACTGGAGCATCAGGATACATTGGATCATGGCTGGTGAAGAATCTTCTGGAAAGGGGTTACACAGTGAACGCAACTCTCAGAGATCCAG GAGACGAGAGGAAATCTGGTCCTTTGTTAGATCTGGCAGGAGCAAAGGACAGGCTTAAGCTCTTCTCAGCTGATCTGCTAAAAGAGGGAAGCTTCGATTCTGCAGTGGAGGGTTGTGAAGGAGTTTTTCATGTAGCCGGTCCTATGGGTGCTCAAACTTCTCCG GAAGGCTACATTGTGCCTGCTATAAATTGTGCACTTAATGTGATGAAAGCATGCACAAGAGCTAAATCTGTTAGGAGAGTGGTTTTCACTTCATCTGGGGCTGCTAATTGTCCTTTGAATGATAAGGGGGAATTAGCTCATTCACACATTGACGAGTCATGTTGGAGCCCTTTGAATTTCCTTAAATCTCAAGCACATGGTTTTGCTTGGTATATGTGTGCGAAGACATTAGCAGAACAGGAAGTCCTTAATTATGGTGCTAAATACAATCTTGAGGTGATAACAGTGCAACCAACTTTTGTCATTGGGCCTTGGTTTACAAACACACATGATTTATCATCTTTCCAAATAATATCTGCCCTAATTGgag TAAATGATAGGATCTATGGAGTATTAAAGTATACCCAATCTTTGTATGGCTCCATACCAATAGTTCATATCGAGGATGCATGCAATGCCCATATATTTTTGATGGAGCATCCTAGTGCACAAGGCCGCCATATTTGCTCTGTTGATTCTACAACTATCAAGTCTCTTAAAGACTTTCTTGCAAAACAGTTAAAGACTTCACTCAA GTTTCATGAGGAGGACTCGGATAACAATTATGTgccattttcttccaaaaaattaTTGGATATGGGCTTCTCTTACAAGTATAGTTTGGAACTAGCTTTTGAAGATGGTATAGGATGTGCCAAGAAAAATAAGCTTCTGATTTAA